One Spiribacter halobius DNA segment encodes these proteins:
- a CDS encoding YceI family protein: MSRVVKAFLVAGALLPGAALAQQTYEIDPTHTYPNFTVDHLGFSLMHGRFNETTGTIVMDREGDGSSVSVTIQADSIDTGYDERDEHLRSGDFFDVENYPEITYESREVIFHDEDSATVLGELTLLGETRPVSLAVSAINCGENPMSGAATCGFNAYATINRSDFGMNYALPAVGDQINIRIEAEGILQE; encoded by the coding sequence ATGAGTCGAGTAGTGAAAGCCTTCCTCGTCGCCGGCGCTCTGCTGCCCGGGGCTGCGCTCGCGCAGCAGACCTACGAGATCGACCCGACCCATACGTACCCGAACTTCACGGTCGACCATCTCGGCTTCTCGCTCATGCACGGCCGGTTCAACGAGACCACGGGCACGATCGTGATGGATCGGGAAGGTGACGGCTCCTCCGTGTCCGTGACGATCCAGGCCGATTCCATCGATACCGGCTACGACGAGCGCGACGAGCATCTGCGCTCGGGGGATTTCTTCGACGTGGAGAACTATCCCGAGATCACCTACGAGTCCCGCGAGGTGATCTTCCACGACGAGGACAGCGCCACCGTCCTGGGGGAGCTTACGCTGCTCGGCGAAACCCGTCCCGTCAGCCTGGCGGTCAGCGCCATCAACTGCGGCGAAAACCCCATGAGTGGCGCCGCCACCTGCGGGTTCAATGCCTACGCCACGATCAACCGCTCGGACTTCGGCATGAACTATGCGCTTCCGGCGGTTGGCGATCAGATCAACATCCGCATCGAGGCCGAGGGCATCCTGCAGGAGTAG
- a CDS encoding AMP-binding protein codes for MERIWLASYSPGVPADIDPEAYPSLREIFDRSCERFAERRAFTCMGATLSYARLDALSRAFAAWLQHEAGLERGQRVAIMLPNLLQYPVALFGALRAGLTVVNVNPLYTPRELRHQLQDSGAETIVILENFAHVLEAVIAETSVRTVVTTRLGDLLPTPKGQLVNVVARYIKRMVPPWQIPGAIAMPGALRRGAGLPLRDVPLGPDDIAFLQYTGGTTGPARGTILTHRNMVANLEQASAWLGDALREGEEVIITALPLYHIFSLLANCMTFIRFGGENVLVPNPRDIPGFVRLLRTTRFTAMTGVNTLFNALLNHPDFAELDFSSLRLTLGGGMAVQRRVAERWREVTGCTLLEAYGLTETSPAACINPLDLEAFNGSVGLPVPSTDISIRDSEGNELGIGEVGELCVRGPQVTPGYWGRPEESADAFFEGGWLRTGDMARVDERGFVYIVDRRKDMILVSGFNVYPNEVEDVLVTHPKVLEAAVVGAPDPDHGERVCAFVVTSGPGVTEEELIAHCREGLTRYKVPREIHFRTELPKTNVGKILRRALREEITQSRTGSAA; via the coding sequence ATGGAGCGGATCTGGCTGGCGTCTTACAGCCCCGGCGTCCCGGCGGATATCGATCCCGAGGCCTACCCCTCGCTGCGTGAGATCTTCGACCGCAGCTGTGAGCGCTTCGCCGAGCGGCGCGCCTTCACCTGCATGGGCGCGACGCTGAGCTACGCTCGCCTGGATGCCCTGAGCCGGGCCTTCGCCGCCTGGCTGCAGCACGAGGCCGGCCTCGAACGCGGCCAGCGGGTCGCCATCATGCTGCCCAATCTGCTGCAGTACCCGGTCGCCCTGTTCGGTGCCCTGCGCGCCGGCCTGACCGTGGTCAACGTCAATCCGCTGTACACCCCCCGCGAGCTTCGTCACCAGCTCCAGGACTCCGGCGCGGAGACCATCGTCATCCTCGAGAACTTCGCCCACGTGCTCGAGGCGGTGATCGCCGAGACGTCGGTGCGCACGGTGGTCACCACCCGGCTCGGCGACCTGCTGCCGACGCCCAAGGGACAGCTCGTCAACGTGGTGGCACGCTATATCAAGCGCATGGTGCCGCCCTGGCAGATCCCGGGCGCCATCGCCATGCCCGGCGCTCTGCGCCGGGGCGCGGGGCTGCCGCTGCGGGACGTGCCGCTCGGTCCGGACGATATCGCCTTCCTGCAATACACCGGCGGCACCACCGGCCCGGCCCGGGGCACCATCCTGACCCACCGCAACATGGTCGCGAACCTGGAGCAGGCGTCCGCCTGGCTCGGCGATGCCCTGCGTGAAGGCGAAGAGGTGATCATCACGGCGCTGCCGCTCTACCATATCTTCTCCCTGCTCGCGAACTGCATGACCTTCATCCGCTTCGGCGGGGAGAACGTCCTGGTGCCGAACCCGCGGGACATCCCCGGCTTCGTGCGGCTGCTGCGCACCACTCGCTTTACCGCCATGACCGGTGTCAACACCCTCTTCAACGCCCTGCTGAACCATCCCGACTTCGCCGAGCTCGACTTCAGCAGCCTGCGGCTGACCCTCGGCGGCGGCATGGCCGTCCAGCGTCGCGTCGCCGAGCGCTGGCGCGAGGTCACTGGCTGCACGCTGCTGGAGGCCTATGGGCTCACCGAGACCTCCCCCGCAGCCTGCATCAACCCGCTGGATCTGGAGGCGTTCAACGGCAGCGTCGGACTGCCGGTGCCCTCGACGGACATCAGCATCCGTGACAGCGAAGGCAACGAGCTGGGCATCGGCGAGGTGGGCGAGCTGTGCGTGCGCGGCCCGCAGGTGACCCCCGGCTACTGGGGGCGCCCGGAGGAGAGCGCCGATGCGTTCTTCGAGGGTGGCTGGCTGCGTACCGGCGACATGGCCCGGGTGGACGAGCGCGGTTTCGTCTACATCGTCGACCGGCGCAAGGACATGATCCTGGTGTCCGGGTTCAACGTGTATCCGAACGAGGTGGAGGACGTCCTGGTGACCCACCCCAAGGTCCTGGAGGCCGCCGTGGTCGGCGCGCCCGATCCCGACCACGGCGAGCGCGTCTGCGCCTTCGTGGTGACCTCGGGGCCGGGCGTCACCGAGGAGGAGCTGATCGCCCACTGCCGCGAGGGCCTTACTCGCTACAAGGTGCCGCGGGAGATCCATTTCCGCACCGAGCTGCCGAAGACCAACGTCGGCAAGATCCTGCGCCGGGCGCTGCGCGAGGAAATCACGCAGAGCCGCACCGGGAGCGCGGCCTGA
- a CDS encoding phasin family protein, translated as MFDELFSKNAVSVDKMFEPSRRFHALMLNGVEKVAHFQLDAVKSYAEFGLKNLREGLELRDVNDIQGFVTKQGERARELGEKVQSDVQTLAGIQQELGTEVQKLMQNNVAGLSEAPRAARSSSSKSSSGASSSGSSGSRKSA; from the coding sequence ATGTTCGATGAGCTGTTTTCCAAGAACGCCGTGAGCGTAGACAAGATGTTCGAGCCGAGCCGCCGTTTCCACGCACTCATGCTGAATGGCGTGGAGAAGGTCGCCCACTTCCAGCTCGACGCCGTGAAGTCCTATGCCGAGTTCGGTCTGAAGAACCTGCGCGAGGGCCTCGAGCTGCGCGATGTCAACGATATCCAGGGCTTCGTGACCAAGCAGGGCGAGCGCGCCCGCGAGCTGGGCGAGAAGGTCCAGAGCGACGTTCAGACCCTCGCCGGCATTCAGCAGGAGCTGGGCACCGAGGTGCAGAAGCTCATGCAGAACAACGTCGCCGGCCTGAGCGAGGCGCCTCGCGCGGCCCGCAGCAGCAGCAGCAAGAGCAGCTCCGGCGCGTCCTCCAGCGGCTCCAGCGGCAGCCGCAAGAGCGCCTGA
- a CDS encoding alpha/beta fold hydrolase, with protein sequence MLARLQRRLLAVEFLLHLLLALAWWLATDAPGWIVPTIVLLLALSGRAIYVGAAFAIAAATDPERAWPRPLPFARVFIGELVAFTLTHSLLQPAKPFTRHLAPAFAESGPSLLFVHGYCCNAEFWLPLRRRLARAGYRCQRAVDLEPVFADIDTLAERLHERIEALAATDPDPRLVLIAHSMGGLVARAYLGAYGTSRLAGLITLGTPHAGTTLARLAPGPNGRQMRAASAWLAALPQAPAHLPSLHLASPADELVSPAHSALAAPGDGQWLPACGHLALAHRADTVRRIADWLEALHAPTDGEEALHVSVARSGQTPGH encoded by the coding sequence GTGCTGGCGCGCCTCCAGCGACGGCTGCTGGCCGTCGAGTTCCTGCTGCACCTGCTGCTGGCGCTGGCATGGTGGCTCGCCACCGACGCCCCCGGCTGGATAGTGCCAACCATCGTCCTGCTGCTCGCCCTCAGCGGGCGCGCCATCTATGTCGGCGCCGCCTTCGCCATCGCCGCCGCCACCGATCCGGAACGCGCCTGGCCGCGGCCCCTGCCCTTCGCGCGCGTGTTCATCGGCGAGCTCGTCGCCTTTACCCTCACCCACAGCCTGCTGCAGCCGGCGAAGCCGTTCACCCGGCACCTCGCGCCCGCCTTTGCCGAGTCGGGCCCGAGCCTGCTGTTCGTCCACGGCTACTGCTGCAATGCCGAGTTCTGGCTGCCACTGCGGCGCAGGCTGGCGCGGGCCGGCTACCGCTGCCAGCGCGCCGTGGATCTCGAGCCCGTGTTCGCCGACATCGACACCCTGGCGGAACGGCTGCACGAGCGTATCGAGGCCCTGGCGGCCACCGACCCGGACCCGCGTCTTGTGCTGATTGCCCACAGCATGGGCGGCCTCGTCGCGCGCGCCTACCTCGGGGCGTACGGAACGAGTCGGCTTGCGGGGCTCATCACCCTCGGCACCCCGCATGCCGGTACCACCCTCGCCCGCCTGGCCCCCGGGCCCAACGGGCGGCAGATGCGCGCGGCCTCGGCGTGGCTCGCGGCGTTGCCTCAGGCACCGGCACACCTGCCATCCCTGCACCTCGCGAGCCCGGCCGACGAGCTGGTCAGTCCCGCCCACAGTGCGCTGGCCGCACCCGGCGACGGCCAGTGGCTGCCGGCCTGCGGCCATCTGGCGCTCGCACACCGCGCCGACACCGTCCGCCGGATCGCCGACTGGCTCGAGGCCCTGCACGCCCCGACGGACGGTGAGGAAGCACTTCACGTTTCCGTTGCCCGAAGCGGGCAGACGCCCGGGCACTGA
- a CDS encoding SixA phosphatase family protein: protein MSNGARVIVIRHGIAEDAEAAARAGTPDAQRALTGAGLRKLRRAAAGLRSLEPQLAAIGHSPLRRTRETAEALAAFWPGVGCQPLPALAPGGDAAGVLAWVADYRDGIPVALVGHEPDLGEWIARAVSGEPGPGFPLRKAGMACIEFPDRVRFGEGRLRWLLQPKQLRRLASESG, encoded by the coding sequence ATGAGCAACGGGGCGCGGGTCATCGTCATCCGGCACGGCATTGCCGAAGACGCCGAGGCCGCCGCGCGCGCCGGGACGCCGGACGCGCAGCGCGCGCTCACCGGGGCCGGCCTGCGCAAGCTGCGGCGTGCCGCTGCCGGCCTGCGAAGCCTCGAGCCACAGCTGGCTGCGATTGGTCACAGCCCCCTGCGCCGTACCCGCGAGACCGCCGAGGCCCTGGCTGCGTTCTGGCCCGGGGTCGGCTGTCAGCCGTTGCCCGCACTCGCCCCCGGTGGCGACGCGGCCGGCGTGCTCGCCTGGGTTGCCGACTACCGGGACGGCATTCCGGTGGCGTTGGTGGGGCATGAGCCGGATCTCGGCGAATGGATCGCGCGCGCGGTCAGCGGTGAGCCCGGCCCCGGCTTTCCGCTGCGCAAGGCGGGGATGGCCTGCATCGAGTTCCCTGACCGGGTGCGCTTCGGGGAGGGACGACTGCGCTGGCTGCTGCAGCCGAAACAGCTCCGGCGCCTGGCATCGGAGTCCGGGTAG
- a CDS encoding GGDEF domain-containing protein: protein MTSPLELVVPLHDPNQSLRLRRFLLAALVYGVAIGLMGLYVVLGFMTLVGWQITTAAILAVNGVIYTVLRSGRNERLRDPSLTGVQMFCTCLLMALTMYQVDSARGALLLLYLVLLMFGVLRLRQWQFMALGLFALVCYAAAIAAVWQTRPWAVNMDVELLQLAAMATLVPCGGFFAGYVGGLRRKLRDRHIALQQAREQAHDLRVLDPLTAVSNRSRIIEFLEYEVARAARLEQPLSVIMLDLDRFKRINRQYGHPVGDEVLKRVAERLQGAMRSIDGLGRYGGEEFLVVLPDTPLAEASVFAERLRERVEGCRFASLPPTFKLSVSVGLAEFRHGDGVWSLIERARGAADHALDAGGGRIDATESR from the coding sequence ATGACCTCGCCGCTGGAGCTCGTCGTTCCGCTGCACGATCCCAATCAGTCCCTGCGCCTGCGTCGCTTCCTGCTGGCGGCGCTGGTCTACGGCGTTGCCATCGGCCTGATGGGACTGTACGTGGTGCTCGGCTTCATGACCCTGGTTGGCTGGCAGATCACCACCGCTGCGATCCTGGCGGTGAACGGGGTCATCTACACCGTGCTGCGCAGCGGCCGCAACGAGCGCCTGCGGGACCCGAGCCTCACGGGTGTGCAGATGTTCTGCACCTGCCTGCTCATGGCGCTCACCATGTATCAGGTCGACAGCGCCCGTGGCGCGCTGCTGCTGCTGTACCTGGTGCTGCTGATGTTCGGCGTGCTGCGGCTGCGGCAGTGGCAGTTCATGGCGCTCGGACTGTTCGCGCTGGTCTGCTACGCCGCCGCCATCGCCGCCGTGTGGCAGACGCGCCCCTGGGCGGTGAACATGGACGTGGAGCTGCTGCAGCTCGCCGCCATGGCGACGCTGGTCCCCTGCGGAGGCTTTTTCGCGGGCTATGTGGGCGGTCTGCGGCGCAAGCTGCGGGACCGGCATATCGCCCTGCAGCAGGCGCGGGAGCAGGCGCACGATCTGCGCGTGCTGGATCCGCTGACCGCAGTGAGCAATCGCAGCCGCATCATCGAATTCCTGGAATACGAGGTGGCTCGCGCGGCGCGGCTGGAGCAGCCGCTGTCGGTCATCATGCTCGACCTGGACCGCTTCAAGCGGATCAACCGCCAGTACGGTCATCCGGTGGGCGACGAGGTGCTCAAGCGCGTCGCCGAGCGCCTGCAGGGCGCCATGCGCAGCATCGACGGGCTTGGCCGCTACGGTGGCGAGGAGTTCCTGGTGGTTTTGCCGGACACGCCCCTTGCCGAGGCCAGCGTGTTTGCGGAGCGGCTGCGCGAGCGCGTGGAGGGCTGCCGATTCGCGAGCCTGCCGCCGACGTTCAAGCTGTCGGTATCCGTGGGGCTCGCCGAGTTCCGCCACGGGGACGGCGTCTGGAGCCTGATCGAGCGCGCCCGGGGCGCCGCCGACCATGCCCTGGACGCCGGCGGCGGGCGCATCGATGCCACGGAAAGCAGGTAA
- a CDS encoding Ppx/GppA phosphatase family protein: MVVARVEGTDLKVMDRLREPVRLAAGLGGNKRLTPEAVERALACLERFGQRVRELPPGSVRAVGTNTLRKAKDRRGFLAAAGRALGHDVEVVSGYEEARLIYLGVAHSLADDEDRRLVMDIGGGSTELIIGERFAPRLMESLHMGCVSVTQDFFADGAITAKRMARAELAAQRELEPVAERFRELGWSRAVGASGTIRAIDRTLRENGWSDGAIGPAGLARLRKALIAAGHVDRLNLKGLGGERAQVIPGGFAVLSGAFRQLDLERLDAADGALREGLLYDLLGRIRHEDVRSASVVGLARRYHADAAQAARVETTAGYLLAQVADDWGLQGQARARLLAWAAQLHEVGLDISHSQYHKHGAYIVGWSDLAGFSRDEQQVLATLVRAHRRKFPLGQFRDLPGGWADTAMRLAVLLRLAVVLHRGRSPDPLPAVTLRARESELALAFPAGWLDRHPLAGADLEEEAAYLANAGFTLGLE; the protein is encoded by the coding sequence ATGGTGGTCGCGCGGGTGGAGGGCACCGACCTCAAGGTCATGGATCGCCTGCGCGAGCCGGTGCGGCTGGCGGCGGGGCTCGGCGGCAACAAGCGTCTGACCCCTGAGGCAGTGGAGCGGGCCCTGGCCTGCCTGGAGCGCTTCGGTCAGCGGGTGCGGGAGCTGCCACCCGGCTCCGTGCGCGCCGTGGGCACCAACACGCTGCGCAAGGCGAAGGACCGGCGCGGCTTCCTCGCGGCCGCGGGTCGCGCCCTCGGCCATGACGTCGAGGTGGTCTCGGGCTATGAGGAGGCGCGGCTGATCTATCTCGGCGTCGCCCACAGCCTCGCCGACGACGAGGATCGCCGACTGGTGATGGACATCGGCGGCGGCAGCACCGAGCTGATTATCGGTGAGCGCTTCGCCCCGCGGCTCATGGAGAGCCTGCACATGGGCTGCGTGAGCGTGACCCAGGATTTCTTCGCCGACGGAGCGATCACGGCGAAGCGCATGGCACGGGCGGAGCTCGCGGCCCAGCGGGAGCTGGAACCGGTGGCCGAGCGCTTCCGCGAGCTTGGCTGGAGCCGGGCCGTGGGCGCCTCCGGCACGATCCGCGCGATTGACCGCACCCTGCGGGAGAACGGCTGGAGTGACGGCGCCATCGGGCCCGCCGGCCTGGCGCGCTTGCGCAAGGCGCTGATCGCCGCGGGTCACGTCGATCGGTTGAACCTGAAGGGCCTCGGCGGCGAGCGTGCGCAGGTCATCCCGGGCGGCTTCGCTGTCCTCAGCGGCGCCTTCAGGCAGCTCGACCTGGAGCGGCTGGACGCGGCCGACGGCGCGCTGCGCGAGGGACTGCTCTACGATCTCCTAGGCCGCATCCGCCATGAGGACGTGCGCAGCGCGAGCGTCGTCGGCCTGGCCCGCCGCTACCATGCCGATGCCGCGCAGGCGGCGCGGGTCGAGACCACGGCGGGGTATCTGCTGGCCCAGGTTGCCGACGACTGGGGCCTGCAGGGGCAGGCGAGGGCACGGCTGCTCGCCTGGGCGGCACAGCTGCACGAGGTGGGGCTGGATATCTCCCACAGCCAATACCACAAGCACGGCGCGTATATCGTCGGCTGGAGTGATCTCGCCGGGTTTTCCCGGGACGAGCAGCAGGTGCTGGCCACGCTGGTGCGCGCCCACCGGCGCAAGTTCCCGCTCGGCCAGTTCCGCGACCTGCCCGGCGGCTGGGCCGATACGGCCATGCGCCTCGCCGTGCTCCTGCGCCTGGCGGTGGTGCTGCACCGCGGCCGCAGCCCCGACCCGCTCCCCGCCGTCACGCTCAGGGCGCGAGAATCCGAGCTCGCGCTCGCTTTCCCCGCAGGCTGGCTCGATCGCCATCCCCTGGCCGGCGCCGACCTGGAGGAGGAGGCGGCCTACCTCGCCAACGCCGGGTTCACGCTCGGCCTCGAATGA
- the ppk1 gene encoding polyphosphate kinase 1 — MDMPDLKNPDLYINRQLSLLEFNRRVLAQAMEPANPLLERLKFLCIASSNLDEFFEIRVAGLKQALEMGSVQAGPDNRTPQEVLREVSQRTHDLVDEQYGILNAELTPALADAGIRFLRRSEWTQAQQAWIREYFEDSLLPILSPLGLDPAHPFPQVLNKSLNFIVSLEGKDAFGRNSGMAVVQAPRALPRLIRLPQEIEGNGPNDFVFLSSVIHAHVTDLFPGMNATGCYQFRVTRNSDLYVDEEEVDDLLRAMEGELPSRRYGDAVRLEVAANCPERMADYLLEEFELGQEDLYQVNGPVNLNRLLAVYDLVDRPDLKYPAFTPGLPSKLGHSGDLFKAMRQQDILLHHPFESFAPVIEFLRQAAQDPDVLAIKQTLYRTGPDSVLVDHLVAAARAGKEVTVVVELRARFDEEANIKLANRLQESGAHVVYGVVGHKTHAKMILVVRREGRRLQHYVHLGTGNYHSRTARLYTDYGLFTADEDMGEDVHRVFLQLTSLGKVSRLARLLESPFTLHEGMLAKIKRETEHAEAGRPARLIIKVNSLVEARTIQALYAAAMAGVQIDLIVRGMCSLRPGVPGISDNIRVRSVVGRFLEHTRVFYFANNGEPELYCSSADWMERNFFRRVETAFPVLQPDLRERVLEDLECYLRDNTQAWVLNRDGSYTRATPGDGEAPFSAQLELLRDRAESA; from the coding sequence ATGGACATGCCGGATCTGAAAAACCCTGACCTCTACATCAACCGACAGCTCAGCCTGCTGGAGTTCAATCGACGTGTGCTGGCGCAGGCGATGGAGCCCGCCAACCCACTGCTGGAGCGCCTCAAGTTCCTGTGCATCGCGAGCTCGAACCTGGACGAGTTCTTCGAGATCCGGGTGGCGGGCCTGAAGCAGGCGCTGGAGATGGGCTCGGTGCAGGCGGGGCCGGACAATCGCACGCCCCAGGAGGTATTGCGCGAGGTCAGCCAGCGCACCCATGACCTGGTGGACGAGCAGTACGGCATTCTCAACGCTGAGCTCACTCCCGCGCTGGCCGACGCCGGCATCCGTTTCCTGCGTCGCAGCGAGTGGACCCAGGCCCAGCAGGCCTGGATCCGGGAGTACTTCGAGGATTCGCTGCTGCCGATCCTCAGCCCCCTCGGCCTCGACCCCGCGCATCCCTTCCCGCAGGTGCTGAACAAGAGCCTGAATTTCATCGTCTCGCTGGAGGGGAAGGACGCCTTCGGCCGCAACAGCGGCATGGCCGTGGTTCAGGCCCCACGCGCCCTGCCGCGGCTGATCCGTCTGCCGCAGGAGATCGAGGGCAACGGCCCGAACGATTTCGTCTTCCTGTCCTCCGTCATCCATGCCCACGTGACCGACCTGTTCCCGGGCATGAACGCCACCGGCTGCTACCAGTTCCGCGTCACCCGCAACAGTGATCTGTACGTGGACGAGGAGGAGGTGGACGACCTGCTCCGGGCCATGGAGGGCGAGCTGCCCTCGCGTCGCTACGGCGATGCGGTGCGACTCGAGGTCGCCGCCAACTGCCCGGAACGGATGGCCGACTACCTGCTGGAGGAGTTCGAGCTCGGTCAGGAGGATCTCTACCAGGTCAATGGGCCGGTCAACCTCAACCGCCTGCTCGCGGTATACGACCTCGTCGACCGCCCCGATCTCAAGTACCCGGCGTTCACTCCTGGCCTGCCCTCCAAGCTCGGCCACAGCGGCGACCTCTTCAAGGCCATGCGCCAGCAGGACATTCTCCTGCATCATCCGTTCGAGTCCTTCGCGCCGGTCATCGAGTTCCTGCGCCAGGCCGCGCAGGACCCTGACGTGCTCGCCATCAAGCAGACCCTTTACCGCACCGGGCCGGACTCGGTGCTGGTGGACCATCTCGTGGCCGCGGCACGCGCGGGCAAGGAGGTCACCGTGGTGGTGGAGCTGCGGGCGCGCTTCGACGAGGAGGCGAACATCAAGCTCGCCAATCGCCTGCAGGAGTCCGGGGCGCACGTGGTCTACGGCGTGGTCGGGCACAAGACCCACGCGAAGATGATCCTCGTAGTCCGCCGTGAGGGCAGGCGCCTCCAGCATTACGTCCACCTCGGTACCGGCAACTACCATTCGCGCACCGCGCGGCTGTACACGGACTACGGCCTGTTCACCGCCGACGAGGACATGGGCGAGGACGTCCACCGGGTGTTCCTGCAGCTGACGAGCCTCGGCAAGGTCTCGCGCCTGGCGCGGCTGCTCGAGTCCCCGTTCACCCTCCACGAGGGCATGCTCGCGAAGATCAAACGCGAGACCGAGCACGCCGAGGCGGGCCGCCCGGCACGACTGATCATCAAGGTGAACTCGCTGGTGGAGGCACGCACCATCCAGGCCCTGTACGCGGCCGCCATGGCCGGCGTGCAGATCGACCTCATCGTACGCGGCATGTGCTCGCTGCGCCCGGGGGTGCCGGGGATCTCGGACAACATCCGGGTGCGCTCCGTGGTCGGGCGCTTCCTGGAGCACACGCGGGTGTTCTACTTCGCCAACAACGGCGAGCCGGAGCTCTACTGCAGCTCGGCGGACTGGATGGAGCGCAACTTCTTCCGCCGGGTGGAGACCGCCTTCCCCGTCCTGCAGCCGGACCTGCGGGAGCGGGTGCTGGAGGATCTCGAGTGCTATCTGCGCGACAACACCCAGGCCTGGGTGCTGAACCGCGACGGCAGCTACACCCGGGCCACCCCCGGGGACGGCGAAGCGCCCTTCAGCGCCCAGCTGGAGCTGCTCCGCGACCGCGCCGAGAGCGCCTGA